One part of the Brevundimonas subvibrioides ATCC 15264 genome encodes these proteins:
- a CDS encoding M20/M25/M40 family metallo-hydrolase, giving the protein MSRSFRFLALTTAAVLLSSCAAMTDAEVPAAAAPVAGTPSYDQLLADVRILSADDMEGRDTGTAGGERARAYIVARLESLGIAAPPVGRLQPWTLDGRTRQGPKTYNGINILGLVEGTRVPDRYIVITAHYDHVGISEGQIYNGADDNASGVATMLEIAARLKDAPPEHSVIFVAFDGEEHGLLGAKHFVQAPPVPLSSIALNLNFDMTSRAETDGHLWVTGTYQNPTFRPILETVPADGSVSLAFGKDTPQDTGENNWVQASDHGPFFTAGVPFLYLGVDYHPDYHRPSDDFERITPAVFASATELSVSAFRALDRSLDR; this is encoded by the coding sequence ATGTCCCGTTCGTTCCGCTTCCTGGCCCTGACCACCGCCGCCGTCCTGCTGTCGTCCTGCGCCGCCATGACCGACGCGGAGGTGCCGGCCGCAGCCGCACCGGTGGCCGGCACGCCCTCCTACGACCAGCTTCTGGCCGACGTCCGCATCCTGTCGGCCGACGACATGGAGGGACGCGACACCGGAACCGCCGGAGGGGAGCGGGCGCGGGCCTATATCGTCGCGCGGCTGGAATCCCTCGGCATCGCCGCCCCGCCGGTGGGCCGGCTTCAGCCTTGGACCCTGGACGGCCGCACGCGCCAGGGGCCCAAGACCTACAACGGAATCAACATCCTGGGTCTGGTCGAGGGCACGCGGGTGCCGGACCGCTACATCGTCATCACCGCGCACTACGACCACGTGGGGATCAGCGAAGGCCAGATCTACAACGGAGCCGACGACAACGCCTCGGGCGTCGCCACCATGCTGGAGATCGCCGCCCGGCTGAAGGACGCGCCGCCCGAGCACAGCGTGATCTTCGTCGCCTTCGACGGCGAGGAGCACGGCCTGCTGGGGGCCAAGCATTTCGTCCAGGCCCCGCCCGTGCCGCTGTCGTCGATCGCGCTGAACCTGAACTTCGACATGACATCGCGAGCCGAGACCGACGGCCATCTGTGGGTCACCGGCACCTATCAGAACCCGACCTTCCGGCCGATCCTCGAGACCGTTCCCGCGGACGGATCCGTGTCGCTGGCGTTCGGCAAGGACACGCCGCAGGACACGGGCGAGAACAACTGGGTCCAGGCCTCCGACCACGGGCCCTTCTTCACGGCCGGCGTGCCGTTCCTGTACCTGGGCGTCGACTACCACCCCGACTATCACCGCCCGTCGGACGATTTCGAGCGGATCACACCCGCAGTCTTCGCCAGCGCGACGGAACTGTCGGTTTCCGCCTTCCGGGCCCTGGACCGTTCGCTCGACCGGTAG
- a CDS encoding methyltransferase family protein — translation MTVTTTNAFDLQRIQLIRKWVLGIALLAAVALAFVSSSPWVGEPLSEGIESVGLGAIVISIVGRAWCSLYIGGRKKAEIVSTGPYSISRNPLYVFSYFGAFGVGAQTGSFSMGVLFVVIAVAVFHFTIRQEEAWLTAEFGEPYKAYMARTPRCGPAFSKWQDNAELTVRPQFFLTTIRDGLVFLLAVPIFEGVDWAQAQGWLPVLIHLP, via the coding sequence ATGACTGTGACGACGACCAACGCCTTCGATCTGCAGCGAATCCAGCTGATCCGGAAGTGGGTTCTCGGAATCGCCCTGCTCGCGGCAGTCGCGCTGGCCTTCGTCTCGTCCTCGCCGTGGGTGGGTGAGCCGCTCTCCGAAGGCATCGAATCGGTCGGCCTGGGGGCCATCGTCATCAGCATCGTCGGTCGGGCTTGGTGCTCGCTCTATATCGGCGGGCGAAAGAAGGCCGAGATCGTCTCGACCGGCCCCTATTCGATCAGCCGTAACCCGCTTTACGTCTTCAGCTATTTCGGGGCCTTCGGCGTCGGGGCCCAGACGGGCAGCTTCAGCATGGGCGTGCTGTTCGTGGTGATCGCCGTGGCGGTGTTCCACTTCACCATCCGCCAGGAGGAGGCCTGGCTGACGGCCGAGTTCGGCGAGCCTTACAAGGCCTATATGGCGCGCACGCCGCGCTGCGGCCCCGCCTTCAGCAAATGGCAGGACAACGCGGAGCTGACCGTGCGGCCCCAGTTCTTCCTGACCACGATCCGCGACGGACTGGTCTTCCTGCTGGCCGTGCCGATCTTCGAGGGCGTCGACTGGGCCCAGGCGCAAGGCTGGCTGCCGGTCCTGATCCATCTGCCCTGA
- a CDS encoding peptidylprolyl isomerase gives MADQTLTLTLETGDVVIKLRPDLAPGHVARITELASEGFYDGVVFHRVIPGFMAQGGDPTGTGTSGSKKPNLKAEFSNEPHVRGICSMARTNQPDTANSQFFIVFDDATFLDGQYTVWGEVIEGMDHVDALPKGEPPRNPGKIVKATVN, from the coding sequence ATGGCCGACCAGACCCTGACCCTTACCCTCGAGACCGGCGACGTCGTCATCAAGCTGCGGCCCGACCTGGCCCCCGGCCACGTGGCCCGCATCACCGAGCTGGCGTCCGAAGGCTTCTATGACGGCGTGGTCTTCCACCGCGTCATTCCCGGCTTCATGGCCCAGGGCGGCGATCCGACCGGCACGGGCACCTCGGGCTCCAAGAAGCCGAACCTGAAGGCCGAGTTCTCGAACGAGCCGCACGTGCGCGGCATCTGCTCGATGGCCCGCACGAACCAGCCGGACACGGCCAACAGCCAGTTCTTCATCGTCTTCGACGACGCGACCTTCCTCGACGGCCAGTACACCGTCTGGGGCGAGGTGATCGAAGGCATGGATCACGTCGACGCCCTGCCCAAGGGCGAACCGCCCCGCAACCCGGGCAAGATCGTCAAGGCGACGGTCAACTAG
- a CDS encoding RlmE family RNA methyltransferase: MSDDEKPASAPQERRRMVKPPTGGTAAGRGMGGKIKTAEKKSISSIEWIKRQLADPWSEKARAEGWRSRAAFKFSEIDDRFHLVKRGSRVIDLGAAPGGWVQVCVNRGAASVVGVDLLPIEPIPGSTLIQADFTDPGVDQQLIDLLGGPPDLVLSDMAHNTVGHRQTDHLKIIALIEVASDFAIRTLRPGGHFVTKNFQGGDAGRVLAELRAAFQEVKYVKPAASRKGSSEVYLVALNRK, translated from the coding sequence ATGAGTGATGATGAAAAGCCCGCGTCCGCCCCGCAAGAGCGTCGCCGCATGGTCAAACCGCCGACGGGCGGGACCGCGGCTGGCCGCGGCATGGGCGGAAAGATCAAGACGGCCGAGAAGAAGTCCATCTCGTCCATCGAATGGATCAAGCGCCAGCTGGCCGATCCGTGGTCCGAAAAGGCGCGCGCCGAGGGCTGGCGCAGCCGCGCGGCCTTCAAGTTCAGCGAGATCGACGACCGCTTTCATCTGGTGAAGCGGGGCTCCCGCGTCATCGACCTGGGCGCGGCCCCGGGCGGCTGGGTGCAGGTGTGCGTCAACCGGGGCGCGGCCTCCGTCGTCGGCGTCGACCTGCTGCCGATCGAGCCGATTCCCGGATCGACGCTGATCCAGGCCGACTTCACCGATCCGGGGGTGGACCAACAACTGATCGACCTGCTGGGCGGTCCGCCCGATCTCGTCCTGTCCGACATGGCGCACAACACCGTCGGCCACCGCCAGACGGACCACCTGAAGATCATCGCCCTGATCGAGGTCGCGTCCGACTTCGCCATCCGCACGCTGCGGCCCGGCGGGCATTTCGTGACCAAGAACTTCCAGGGCGGCGACGCCGGGCGCGTGCTGGCCGAGCTGCGGGCGGCGTTCCAGGAGGTGAAATACGTCAAGCCCGCCGCCAGCCGCAAAGGCTCGTCGGAGGTCTATCTGGTGGCGCTAAACCGCAAATAG